TGTGAAATTTTTTGCGTTATGAAGAAACAACTACGGAGTTAAAAGTTTTTGTTTATCGCAAATTTGACTTGAGTAGTAGTGAACAAGATAAAATTATTGCTCAAACCATAGTTGCTAAAAATAACCCCCAATCTTTAAACACGATGCTTTACATTAGCAAACTATTATTAGAAAAAACTTTGGCAAAAAATAATTTTATTCAAACAAGTATTAATGAGCATTCGGGCTTGTATCGCTTAGAAACTAGCACCAATCTTTATTTATTAACAAAAGTAGGGAAAAAATTTTTTAGTCAAGGTTCTAATGCACTACAACTAAGATATTTTAATTGGGATTTAGCTGGTTTATTATTTAATTTAAAAACAGCGGGGGAAGTAGTCTTTCCGGATAATTTATTAAATGATGATCCACACCGGTTAGCTACGAAAATTAAAGAATGAAGTGCCAAAGGACAAAATCTTAGTTCAAAACTACATAATATTGCCTGGTTTAAACATTATTATTTTGAAATAACAAAAACTACTCCTGAGTTAATTTTGACATATTGTTTTAAAAATGTTGAAGACCAAACTCCCGGTCACCAAATTGTAATTAACAAAAATGATGTTTTCGCTTTACAAGATAGTTTAAAATTAGTTTATGAATTTTATTATACTAATGACAAAATCTTCCAATTTGTTCGTACATTAATTTTAGATGTTAAAAATCCAATTTTAAATTATTATCGTCAAGAAGATCAATGAAAATTAACCGCCTTTGGATTTGAAATTTTTTCAAAAATAACAATTGAAAAAATTATTAATCCTCATTTATAAATCAGAAAGGAACAGCAAGATGAGTAATCAAAAACAAACAGATAATGAATTAGTTTATACTTTAAATGATATTATGGAAGATCGCTTTGCACGCTATGCCAAATATATTATTCAAGAGCGTGCTTTACCCGATGTGCGAGATGGTTTAAAACCGGTTCAACGAAGAATCCTTTTTGCAATGAATGAACTCCGGCTAACTTTTAATTCCAGTTATAAAAAATCAGCGCGGATTGTGGGGGAAGTAATTGGGAAGTATCATCCCCATGGTGATACTTCTGTTTATGATGCCATGGTGCGGTTAAGCCAAAGTTGAAAAGTTCGCTATCCGTTAATTGATATGCACGGAAATAATGGATCCATTGATGGTGATCCTGCCGCTGCGATGCGTTATACTGAAACACGGTTAAGTGAAATTGCCGGGTTTTTATTACAAGATCTTGATAAAGAAACAGTCTTATTTGCGCCAAACTTTGATGACTCAGAAACCGAACCAACTATTTTACCAGCAATGTTTCCCAATTTATTAATTAATGGTGCTACCGGAATTGCCGCTGGTTATGCAACAAATATTCCTCCTCATAATTTACAAGAGGTTATTAATGCGACAATTCACAGGATTAAAAATCCCGATAGTAAGTTAAATGAATTAACAAAATATATTAAGGGCCCTGATTTTCCAACTGGGGGAATTATTCAGGGAAAAGCGGGAATTCTGGATGCTTACCGGACTGGACGGGGAAAAATTATTATTCGCAGTAAAATTGAAAATGAAGATAATAATATTGTTATTACTGAAATTCCTTATGAAGTTGTTAAACAAGATTTAGTTAAAAAAATTGATGACATTAAATATAATGAACCGGGGTTAAATATTAAAGAAGTACGGGATGAAACGGACCGTACGGGTTTACGAATTGTGGTGGAATTAGCTAAACAAGCCAATTATGATACTGTTCGGAAGTATTTACTAAAAAATACTAATTTACAAGTATCTTATAATTTTAATGTGGTTGCCATTGCTAATAAACAACCAAAATTATTAGGCTTAAAAGAATTAATTGATTATTATATTACCCACCAAAAAGAAGTTATTACCAACCGTAGTAAATTTGAACTAGCCAAAGCCCAAAAACGAGCAGAAATTGTGGAAGGACTTATTAAGGCGGTTAGTATTTTAGATGAAATAATTGCCATTATTCGTCATTCAAAAGACCGCACGGATGCCATTAATAATTTATGTGCGAAATTTAAATTTACCCAAGTTCAAGCGGAAGCAATTGTTCAATTAAGATTGTACCGGTTAACTTCAACTGATATTTTACAATTACAAAAAGAACAACAAGAGTTAACTAATTTAATTAAGAATTTACAAGCAATCTTAGCTGAGGAAGCAAAATTATTAGCTGTTATTGTTGAACAACTAGAATTGATCAAAAATAAATTTCCTTCTCCCCGTAAAAGTGTAATTGAAAATGATATTGAATTAATTGAAATTGAAAAAACAGAAACTATTATTGAAAAAGATGTTAATCTTTGGGTTTCACGAGATGGTTATTTAAAGGCATTAGATAATAGTCAATTAGCAAAAATAACAGCAGATGAATTTAACCGCAAACCACTAGATTTATGGGTTGCTAATTTTTCGGCGAACACATTAGATAAAATATTATTAATCACATCAAAGGGAAATTATGTAATTATCCCGGTTTATAAAATAAAAATGTCAAAAATTAAAGATATTGGTGAACATGTTAACACTATTTCTGAATTGCCAGGAGAAGAAAAAATTGTTGCTAGTTATTTATTAGATAGTTTTAATAAGCCTAATATCACAATTATGATTGCCACTAAAAATGGAATGATTAAAAAAGTTCCGGTCTTAGACTTTGAAGCAACTAGAATTAGTAAAGCGATGAAAGCAATTAACCTGAAAGCTGATGATGAAGTAGTTGCTAGTCAACTAGTTAAAGATGAACCATATGTTAGCATTTTTACCAAAAATGGTTTTGCAGTTAAATATAAACAACAAGAAATACCCAGTCTTGGGTTACGTACTAGCGGGGTCAAATCAATTAACCTAAAAGATGATGAAGTAGTAGGAGCTGGTTATGGTCAAAAAGAAAATCTTATCTTTATTACTGACCAAAATATGGTTAAAAAAATTGCTTTAAAAGAACTCCCAGTTTCAACCCGTCCTATTAAGGGGACACGGTTATTTAAACCAAATAAAAAACTAGAGCAGTTAATTAAATGAGGATTTATTATTAATAAAAAAGAAACGTTGAATATTTTACATCCAAATGATGAGATTGAAATGTTTAATGTTGACAAGATTACGTTACAAGAGTTAGAAGCTCCTCTGGAAACTTTAGGGATTGAAGATATTGATGATATTACGATTCCTAAATATTATAATTTAAAAGATGTTCCAACTAGTGATACACCGCCAACTAATAATAATTCAAATTCGCTTGCCAAGGATCCTGTGGCTATTAAAGCAACAACAAAATCAAAAGTAGTTCCTCCAACCAAAGTGGTGATTAAATCAACAAAGAGCAAGAAAAAACAACAAAAACAAAAATCATTTGTAAAATCAAAATCACAAGCAGCTTCGCTAAATTTATCTTCTGTCGTTCAACAACCAACAGAAAAATTAGCAAATAACAAAACTGTAACCCCCCAGTCTAATTCATTAACTTCTCAACCAAATATGGATAGGGAAACCAATAAGGATGTTCTAAAATCAGCTTCAACTAATAATAAAACTTCAAAAGAAGGTATCAAGATTATGAAGATGACCGAATCTCCAAAATTAATTATTAAAAAAAATCCGGCGGAAAAAAAGGCTCCTCCGGAAGTAAAAAATATAAAACCACCACAACATTCTACCAAAGATACTAGTTTTCATCCCAAAGTAGATATTCGCCAAGCAAAAACAACGGTTGAATTATTGATTGAACAAAAACAACAAAAAGTTAATCCTGGTGGATCAACATCCAAAATAACGGCAGGAGAATCTCAAGTTGAACCACATGACAAAGTTGATAAAAATAAGTTTAAACATGATTTAGCAGTTGAAGAAACGAAGGAATTACAAATTAGTATTAATGATATTTTAAAAAATAATGATGATTAATAAAAGCAGGTAAATCATAATTTCCGTGCTTTTTTATTTAATATAATGATAAAATGTAATTAAATTATAATAAGGAGGACCAATATGGCAGATATTGAGAACCAACAATTAACAGATGATATTTTAGTACAAGCAGTTGACTTAACAAAATCATATCGTCATCAAGAAGTGCTCCACCATATTAATTTAACCGTTAAACGTGGTGAACGCATTGGTATTGTTGGTCCCAATGGTACCGGGAAAACAACACTCTGTGAAATTTTAGCACAGTTACGAAAACCAACGAGTGGTACGGTGAGTAAACCCTTTGGAGTGCGCATTGGAATGCAACTTCAGGAGTCACGTTATCCAAAGGGAATAACTGGCTTTGATCTGATGAATCTTTATTTAAAAGCTTATAAGATTCCAATTAAGCCAAAAGAAATTTACCAGATTTTATTAGCTTTACAAATTGAAAAAATCATTAATAAAGATATTACTAAGTTATCAGGTGGCCAACAACAAAAAATTAATATTTTGTTAGCACTGATTGTTAATCCTGATTTAATTATTTTAGATGAGTTAGCGACCGGATTAGATTTAGAAATTAAAGAAACAATTTATAATTTAATTAATGATTTTCTGACAGAACCCCAGAAGGGACTGCTGTTAATTTCCCATAATATGGAAGAGATTGAACAATTTTGCAAAACATTAATTTTTATGGTTAATGGGAAAATAATTAATACTGTTGATGTTGCCACGGTGGTAACTGAATATGGTAGTGTGGAAAAATATGTAAAAACAAAATTTAAAGAATACCAAATTGGCGCTTATAATCAAAATTATACGAGCCACCAGGAAGGACTTCACAATGAAAAATGAGCAAAAAGTTGAGCAAAATACATTGATAAAGAAAAAGATAAATAAGTCCCTTGTAACAGAAAATGTTAATATTTTTGCACTTTATTTTTTCTTTCTAAATTATCTAAAACGTCAAAAAATTGTTTTTGTTATTGCGGTGATTTTAATTCCGATTGGAATTACCCTGGATGCTATTTTAAATAACCCCCGGATTTCCGCTGGCTCAATTAGTTTAGGAATTGGAATTTCCTTTATTGCCACGGCTGCTAGTTGTTCGATGTATATGATGCTTGGCTTTTTAATTGATTTAAAAGTTTCGATAGTCTACAAACGAATTGGTTTGTTAGGAATTAAACCCTTTGGTTTTATTCTAATGGCAAGTTTATATTGTGTAACTCTTGTCGCGGTTTCGGACATCCTTGTTTTAATAACTAGTTTGATTACGGTCGGCGTACTTGGCTTTGATTTTAGTTTAATTTATGATCTAACTTTACTATTGTTCTTTATTGTTTCGATTTTTACAATGTTTTGTGTAATGGGGATTTTACTGTTCACTGTGGTTTTAATTAATTCGCGTACCATTCAATCCTTAGTAACAGGGATCTTAAGTGTTATTTTTATTGGGGGTTCCTTTGCAGTAGCTTCATGAATTCCACTCTTATTTGGGCATAATTACCAACAAATTTTTACAAGTTCATTAGGAATTGGCATTTTTTTTATCATTATTATTGGTTTATCAATTATCGGGTTTATCTTTTATTATTTAACATTGTGACTATTTAAATGGGATAATTAATTGGTCTTGTTATTTGCGAAAAAACTTAAAATTACTATGTTATTTTTTAAATATTTTTGTTATTATATATATGTTGTAAAATGACAAGTAAATTATTATATTCAGAAATG
The sequence above is drawn from the Spiroplasma eriocheiris genome and encodes:
- a CDS encoding ATP-binding cassette domain-containing protein; this encodes MADIENQQLTDDILVQAVDLTKSYRHQEVLHHINLTVKRGERIGIVGPNGTGKTTLCEILAQLRKPTSGTVSKPFGVRIGMQLQESRYPKGITGFDLMNLYLKAYKIPIKPKEIYQILLALQIEKIINKDITKLSGGQQQKINILLALIVNPDLIILDELATGLDLEIKETIYNLINDFLTEPQKGLLLISHNMEEIEQFCKTLIFMVNGKIINTVDVATVVTEYGSVEKYVKTKFKEYQIGAYNQNYTSHQEGLHNEKWAKSWAKYIDKEKDK
- the parC gene encoding DNA topoisomerase IV subunit A; protein product: MSNQKQTDNELVYTLNDIMEDRFARYAKYIIQERALPDVRDGLKPVQRRILFAMNELRLTFNSSYKKSARIVGEVIGKYHPHGDTSVYDAMVRLSQSWKVRYPLIDMHGNNGSIDGDPAAAMRYTETRLSEIAGFLLQDLDKETVLFAPNFDDSETEPTILPAMFPNLLINGATGIAAGYATNIPPHNLQEVINATIHRIKNPDSKLNELTKYIKGPDFPTGGIIQGKAGILDAYRTGRGKIIIRSKIENEDNNIVITEIPYEVVKQDLVKKIDDIKYNEPGLNIKEVRDETDRTGLRIVVELAKQANYDTVRKYLLKNTNLQVSYNFNVVAIANKQPKLLGLKELIDYYITHQKEVITNRSKFELAKAQKRAEIVEGLIKAVSILDEIIAIIRHSKDRTDAINNLCAKFKFTQVQAEAIVQLRLYRLTSTDILQLQKEQQELTNLIKNLQAILAEEAKLLAVIVEQLELIKNKFPSPRKSVIENDIELIEIEKTETIIEKDVNLWVSRDGYLKALDNSQLAKITADEFNRKPLDLWVANFSANTLDKILLITSKGNYVIIPVYKIKMSKIKDIGEHVNTISELPGEEKIVASYLLDSFNKPNITIMIATKNGMIKKVPVLDFEATRISKAMKAINLKADDEVVASQLVKDEPYVSIFTKNGFAVKYKQQEIPSLGLRTSGVKSINLKDDEVVGAGYGQKENLIFITDQNMVKKIALKELPVSTRPIKGTRLFKPNKKLEQLIKWGFIINKKETLNILHPNDEIEMFNVDKITLQELEAPLETLGIEDIDDITIPKYYNLKDVPTSDTPPTNNNSNSLAKDPVAIKATTKSKVVPPTKVVIKSTKSKKKQQKQKSFVKSKSQAASLNLSSVVQQPTEKLANNKTVTPQSNSLTSQPNMDRETNKDVLKSASTNNKTSKEGIKIMKMTESPKLIIKKNPAEKKAPPEVKNIKPPQHSTKDTSFHPKVDIRQAKTTVELLIEQKQQKVNPGGSTSKITAGESQVEPHDKVDKNKFKHDLAVEETKELQISINDILKNNDD